One segment of Meriones unguiculatus strain TT.TT164.6M chromosome 3, Bangor_MerUng_6.1, whole genome shotgun sequence DNA contains the following:
- the Yars1 gene encoding tyrosine--tRNA ligase, cytoplasmic isoform X1, which yields MQPEGTSVTVPGTRRRRRTRKGRGCRLSAGSGESGAMGDAPSPEEKLHLITRNLQEVLGEEKLKEILKERELKVYWGTATTGKPHVAYFVPMSKIADFLKAGCEVTILFADLHAYLDNMKAPWELLELRTSYYENVIKAMLESIGVPLEKLKFIKGTDYQLSKEYTLDVYRLSSVVTQHDAKKAGAEVVKQVEHPLLSGLLYPGLQALDEEYLKVDAQFGGVDQRKIFTFAEKYLPALGYSKRVHLMNPMVPGLTGSKMSSSEEESKIDLLDRKEDVKKKLKKAFCEPGNVENNGVLSFIKHVLFPLKSEFVILRDEKWGGNKTYTVYLELEKDFAAEVVHPGDLKNSVEVALNKLLDPIREKFNTPALKKLASAAYPDLSKQKPTAKGPAKNSEPEEIIPSRLDIRVGKVLSVEKHPDADSLYVEKIDVGEAEPRTVVSGLVQFVPKEELQDRLVVVLCNLKPQKMRGVDSQGMLLCASVEGVSRQVEPLDPPAGSAPGERVFVKGYEKGQPDEELKPKKKVFEKLQADFKISEECIAQWKQTNFMTKLGFISCKSLKGGNIS from the exons ATGCAACCTGAAGGGACTAGCGTGACAGTTCCCGGcacgcggcggcggcggcgaacGAGGAAAGGGCGCGGGTGCCGGCTAAGCGCGGGAAGCGGAGAGAGCGGAGCCATGGGGGATGCACCTAGCCCAGAAGAGAAGCTGCACCTTATCACCCGGAACCTGCAG GAGGTTCTAGGAGAAGAGAAGCTGAAGGAGATCCTGAAGGAGCGGGAACTGAAGGTTTACTGGGGCACAGCCACTACCGGGAAGCCACACGTGGCTTACTTTGTACCCATGTCTAAGATTGCTGACTTCTTGAAAGCAGGGTGTGAG GTGACCATTCTGTTTGCGGACCTCCATGCGTACCTGGACAACATGAAAGCTCCCTGGGAACTTCTGGAACTTCGCACCAGTTATTATGAGAACGTGATCAAGGCAATGCTGGAGAGCATTGGTGTACCGCTGGAGAAACTCAAGTTTATCAAAGGCACCGACTACCAGCTCAGCAA AGAGTACACGCTGGATGTGTACCGACTGTCCTCTGTGGTCACACAACATGATGCCAAGAAAGCCGGGGCTGAGGTGGTGAAGCAGGTGGAGCACCCTTTATTGAGTGGTCTGCTGTACCCTGGACTGCAG GCTTTAGATGAAGAGTACTTAAAAGTGGATGCCCAGTTTGGCGGGGTTGATCAGAGGAAGATTTTTACCTTTGCAGAGAAG TACCTCCCTGCCCTTGGCTACTCAAAACGGGTCCATCTGATGAATCCCATGGTCCCAGGGTTAACTGGGAGCAAAATGAGCTCGTCAGAAGAG GAGTCCAAAATTGACCTCCTTGACCGGAAGGAAGATGTGAAGAAAAAGCTGAAGAAAGCCTTCTGTGAGCCAGGCAACGTGGAAAACAATGGGGTTCTGTCCTTCATCAAGCATGTGCTCTTTCCTCTCAAGTCCG AGTTCGTGATCCTGAGAGATGAGAAGTGGGGTGGAAACAAAACCTACACCGTTTACCTGGAGCTGGAAAAGGACTTTGCCGCTGAG GTTGTACACCCTGGAGACCTAAAGAACTCAGTCGAAGTTGCCCTGAACAAGCTGCTGGACCCCATTCGGGAAAAGTTTAATACCCCAGCCCTGAAGAAGCTGGCCAGTGCTGCCTACCCAGACCTTTCAAAGCAGA AGCCCACTGCCAAAGGCCCTGCCAAGAATTCAGAACCAGAGGAAATCATCCCGTCCCGGCTGGATATCCGTGTGGGCAAAGTCCTCAGCGTGGAGAAG CACCCAGATGCAGACAGTCTGTATGTGGAGAAGATTGATGTGGGAGAAGCTGAACCCAGGACTGTGGTGAGCGGCCTCGTACAGTTTGTGCCCAAGGAAGAACTACAGGACAGGCTGGTGGTGGTGCTGTGCAATCTGAAACCCCAGAAGATGAGAGGAGTGGACTCCCAGGGCATGCTactgtgtgcttctgt AGAAGGAGTGAGCCGCCAGGTTGAACCTCTGGACCCGCCTGCAGGCTCTGCTCCTGGTGAGCGAGTGTTTGTAAAGGGCTACGAGAAGGGCCAGCCAGATGAGGAGCTCAAGCCCAAGAAGAAAGTCTTTGAGAAGCTGCAG GCTGACTTTAAAATTTCTGAGGAGTGCATTGCTCAGTGGAAGCAAACCAACTTCATGACCAAACTGGGGTTCATCTCATGCAAGTCACTAAAAGGGGGTAACATTAGCTAG
- the Yars1 gene encoding tyrosine--tRNA ligase, cytoplasmic isoform X2, translating to MQPEGTSVTVPGTRRRRRTRKGRGCRLSAGSGESGAMGDAPSPEEKLHLITRNLQVTILFADLHAYLDNMKAPWELLELRTSYYENVIKAMLESIGVPLEKLKFIKGTDYQLSKEYTLDVYRLSSVVTQHDAKKAGAEVVKQVEHPLLSGLLYPGLQALDEEYLKVDAQFGGVDQRKIFTFAEKYLPALGYSKRVHLMNPMVPGLTGSKMSSSEEESKIDLLDRKEDVKKKLKKAFCEPGNVENNGVLSFIKHVLFPLKSEFVILRDEKWGGNKTYTVYLELEKDFAAEVVHPGDLKNSVEVALNKLLDPIREKFNTPALKKLASAAYPDLSKQKPTAKGPAKNSEPEEIIPSRLDIRVGKVLSVEKHPDADSLYVEKIDVGEAEPRTVVSGLVQFVPKEELQDRLVVVLCNLKPQKMRGVDSQGMLLCASVEGVSRQVEPLDPPAGSAPGERVFVKGYEKGQPDEELKPKKKVFEKLQADFKISEECIAQWKQTNFMTKLGFISCKSLKGGNIS from the exons ATGCAACCTGAAGGGACTAGCGTGACAGTTCCCGGcacgcggcggcggcggcgaacGAGGAAAGGGCGCGGGTGCCGGCTAAGCGCGGGAAGCGGAGAGAGCGGAGCCATGGGGGATGCACCTAGCCCAGAAGAGAAGCTGCACCTTATCACCCGGAACCTGCAG GTGACCATTCTGTTTGCGGACCTCCATGCGTACCTGGACAACATGAAAGCTCCCTGGGAACTTCTGGAACTTCGCACCAGTTATTATGAGAACGTGATCAAGGCAATGCTGGAGAGCATTGGTGTACCGCTGGAGAAACTCAAGTTTATCAAAGGCACCGACTACCAGCTCAGCAA AGAGTACACGCTGGATGTGTACCGACTGTCCTCTGTGGTCACACAACATGATGCCAAGAAAGCCGGGGCTGAGGTGGTGAAGCAGGTGGAGCACCCTTTATTGAGTGGTCTGCTGTACCCTGGACTGCAG GCTTTAGATGAAGAGTACTTAAAAGTGGATGCCCAGTTTGGCGGGGTTGATCAGAGGAAGATTTTTACCTTTGCAGAGAAG TACCTCCCTGCCCTTGGCTACTCAAAACGGGTCCATCTGATGAATCCCATGGTCCCAGGGTTAACTGGGAGCAAAATGAGCTCGTCAGAAGAG GAGTCCAAAATTGACCTCCTTGACCGGAAGGAAGATGTGAAGAAAAAGCTGAAGAAAGCCTTCTGTGAGCCAGGCAACGTGGAAAACAATGGGGTTCTGTCCTTCATCAAGCATGTGCTCTTTCCTCTCAAGTCCG AGTTCGTGATCCTGAGAGATGAGAAGTGGGGTGGAAACAAAACCTACACCGTTTACCTGGAGCTGGAAAAGGACTTTGCCGCTGAG GTTGTACACCCTGGAGACCTAAAGAACTCAGTCGAAGTTGCCCTGAACAAGCTGCTGGACCCCATTCGGGAAAAGTTTAATACCCCAGCCCTGAAGAAGCTGGCCAGTGCTGCCTACCCAGACCTTTCAAAGCAGA AGCCCACTGCCAAAGGCCCTGCCAAGAATTCAGAACCAGAGGAAATCATCCCGTCCCGGCTGGATATCCGTGTGGGCAAAGTCCTCAGCGTGGAGAAG CACCCAGATGCAGACAGTCTGTATGTGGAGAAGATTGATGTGGGAGAAGCTGAACCCAGGACTGTGGTGAGCGGCCTCGTACAGTTTGTGCCCAAGGAAGAACTACAGGACAGGCTGGTGGTGGTGCTGTGCAATCTGAAACCCCAGAAGATGAGAGGAGTGGACTCCCAGGGCATGCTactgtgtgcttctgt AGAAGGAGTGAGCCGCCAGGTTGAACCTCTGGACCCGCCTGCAGGCTCTGCTCCTGGTGAGCGAGTGTTTGTAAAGGGCTACGAGAAGGGCCAGCCAGATGAGGAGCTCAAGCCCAAGAAGAAAGTCTTTGAGAAGCTGCAG GCTGACTTTAAAATTTCTGAGGAGTGCATTGCTCAGTGGAAGCAAACCAACTTCATGACCAAACTGGGGTTCATCTCATGCAAGTCACTAAAAGGGGGTAACATTAGCTAG
- the Yars1 gene encoding tyrosine--tRNA ligase, cytoplasmic isoform X3: protein MSKIADFLKAGCEVTILFADLHAYLDNMKAPWELLELRTSYYENVIKAMLESIGVPLEKLKFIKGTDYQLSKEYTLDVYRLSSVVTQHDAKKAGAEVVKQVEHPLLSGLLYPGLQALDEEYLKVDAQFGGVDQRKIFTFAEKYLPALGYSKRVHLMNPMVPGLTGSKMSSSEEESKIDLLDRKEDVKKKLKKAFCEPGNVENNGVLSFIKHVLFPLKSEFVILRDEKWGGNKTYTVYLELEKDFAAEVVHPGDLKNSVEVALNKLLDPIREKFNTPALKKLASAAYPDLSKQKPTAKGPAKNSEPEEIIPSRLDIRVGKVLSVEKHPDADSLYVEKIDVGEAEPRTVVSGLVQFVPKEELQDRLVVVLCNLKPQKMRGVDSQGMLLCASVEGVSRQVEPLDPPAGSAPGERVFVKGYEKGQPDEELKPKKKVFEKLQADFKISEECIAQWKQTNFMTKLGFISCKSLKGGNIS, encoded by the exons ATGTCTAAGATTGCTGACTTCTTGAAAGCAGGGTGTGAG GTGACCATTCTGTTTGCGGACCTCCATGCGTACCTGGACAACATGAAAGCTCCCTGGGAACTTCTGGAACTTCGCACCAGTTATTATGAGAACGTGATCAAGGCAATGCTGGAGAGCATTGGTGTACCGCTGGAGAAACTCAAGTTTATCAAAGGCACCGACTACCAGCTCAGCAA AGAGTACACGCTGGATGTGTACCGACTGTCCTCTGTGGTCACACAACATGATGCCAAGAAAGCCGGGGCTGAGGTGGTGAAGCAGGTGGAGCACCCTTTATTGAGTGGTCTGCTGTACCCTGGACTGCAG GCTTTAGATGAAGAGTACTTAAAAGTGGATGCCCAGTTTGGCGGGGTTGATCAGAGGAAGATTTTTACCTTTGCAGAGAAG TACCTCCCTGCCCTTGGCTACTCAAAACGGGTCCATCTGATGAATCCCATGGTCCCAGGGTTAACTGGGAGCAAAATGAGCTCGTCAGAAGAG GAGTCCAAAATTGACCTCCTTGACCGGAAGGAAGATGTGAAGAAAAAGCTGAAGAAAGCCTTCTGTGAGCCAGGCAACGTGGAAAACAATGGGGTTCTGTCCTTCATCAAGCATGTGCTCTTTCCTCTCAAGTCCG AGTTCGTGATCCTGAGAGATGAGAAGTGGGGTGGAAACAAAACCTACACCGTTTACCTGGAGCTGGAAAAGGACTTTGCCGCTGAG GTTGTACACCCTGGAGACCTAAAGAACTCAGTCGAAGTTGCCCTGAACAAGCTGCTGGACCCCATTCGGGAAAAGTTTAATACCCCAGCCCTGAAGAAGCTGGCCAGTGCTGCCTACCCAGACCTTTCAAAGCAGA AGCCCACTGCCAAAGGCCCTGCCAAGAATTCAGAACCAGAGGAAATCATCCCGTCCCGGCTGGATATCCGTGTGGGCAAAGTCCTCAGCGTGGAGAAG CACCCAGATGCAGACAGTCTGTATGTGGAGAAGATTGATGTGGGAGAAGCTGAACCCAGGACTGTGGTGAGCGGCCTCGTACAGTTTGTGCCCAAGGAAGAACTACAGGACAGGCTGGTGGTGGTGCTGTGCAATCTGAAACCCCAGAAGATGAGAGGAGTGGACTCCCAGGGCATGCTactgtgtgcttctgt AGAAGGAGTGAGCCGCCAGGTTGAACCTCTGGACCCGCCTGCAGGCTCTGCTCCTGGTGAGCGAGTGTTTGTAAAGGGCTACGAGAAGGGCCAGCCAGATGAGGAGCTCAAGCCCAAGAAGAAAGTCTTTGAGAAGCTGCAG GCTGACTTTAAAATTTCTGAGGAGTGCATTGCTCAGTGGAAGCAAACCAACTTCATGACCAAACTGGGGTTCATCTCATGCAAGTCACTAAAAGGGGGTAACATTAGCTAG